catcatcagaagatgaactATCCTCTAAAgtacgtttgagttgttttggggGTATCATGGTAAAGTCATAGAACTTCATCATCCCGGCTCCcccccaccacggagtatcataaagacaatgctatatgccagtgggtttcctactgacagcaccaaggatactgggatgatatactccagcagaagtatcaattcaagatcaataaatccaccagattgacccatgagccatcgccttctgggcattagactctaggGAATAACAGTTTGGTTAATGTggcatcaatatatcaatagatattactggtctacaagctatatgacaaaggcccatttacaaacatttgaaaaagtcaaatttgagcaaaaacaatgacaatgctcagggcttggcatgaccagccgattggttgaaccgggcctattcaacctcccgtctaggtgaagtcagggccgaagtggtgtgttgagcaacaggaacactagtcctgctcccattgccctcaaccaccaggatcccctcctccaccgacacgggccgcaacccacggcaaacgggttggtggaccaaatatccccccgggtccacaacgggggtgtcggcgagctcttggcgttacccagcacccaccacgaggaggtggctcgccacgggtgccgggtTACGATCGAGGCTCATTCAGTCGTGACATATGTCAGGGATGCTTAACTACGATATAATATCGGTTTTGCTCCATataacatttgcattttgtttcatagtgctttaaatatatgtacacGGAATGTGACTTTCACCTTTAACAAAAAGGTCGTCACATGTGTGTGAAACGTCATGAAATGTTTTCCGCAATAACTTAAACTGACTTCATTGAATTTAACCATCGAACTGCATAATACACACGACACTTGCACACTCACTGACAGATAACATATTAACTTGTTAATTATAAGAAAATAAGCAAGCAAGGGCGACACAATTTAAGATACTGAGTGACATCAGAACTAATATCTCTTATGGTTTTGAATGTAGGCAATTTGAATCTGTTTACGAGTTTATTCCACACACTGAACCTGCTGTTGTTGGTAATTTTTAACCTTCGTTATCTTGCATTgccatacatttaaaatattttaaatttaatgactagttttaaatttctCTCCGTGACAATCTAGTTGTcgtactgtccttcgttgaattgtataatttgCTTGTAATTATACAAATCTAAGTGTCGGTGTAACAATAGTCTTGATGTATAACTTAATGTAGTcatgatatggttgaaatattaacAAAATGACTTTAATTCACCCACTACACATTGCATGCACTTCAACTTGAGTGTTTCGTGGAAGTATGGTTTCAAATTAAGGCGATACAACAATAAAATAACAGGCTagggatcgccaacaactgaaggtagatcaccccTCCagggcgatggtctgtaaataatcgagtctggaccagacaatccagtgatcaacagcatgagcgtcgatctacgcatttgggaaccgatgacatgtgtcaaccaagtcagtgagcctgaccacccgatcccgttagtcgcctcttacgacaagaatagtcgccttttaggttgctgaaggcctattctaccccgggaccttcacgggtccctatTTTAAGAACAGACTGGTCACCAGGGTCCGATGACATAGTCATCACTGACATGTTCTGGTAAACATCGGATGATCGTGGTTTGACTGAACATTTGTGCTGAGGCAGTTTGAGGTTGCTCTGTTTCAAGGCCGATTCGTTCAGAAGAACAAACATGATTTGTCGTGTTCGGGTACATAAAGGTATAAGATACAAATCGCCGAAACGATATTCAACAAAAGCTACACACAACTGATCAAAACAAAAAAGCTATTCATTAACTATACATTGTATCCAGAATTATGAGGAAATCTATCCGATCATGATGTTAGATGTTTCATAAAATTTGCATGGAGGCATATGTATTTTCAGACTGACGATCCTGTGacttctatatatatatgtagaaTGTTTATTTAAACATATCTGGAATATCATCCGCAAACATGGTAATTGGATCGTTGAAGAAGTTGTTCCTGAAATCGGCTTCAGCAGGATGACCTTTGTAAGGAACCCACAATTCGCAATTATTGTTGTTACAATGATTTGCCCATGAGAGAATGTACGCAATACGACGGCTAGTCGGGTCAGGCTTAATGACATCAAGGATCTTATCGTTCCAGAAATTCGTCTTTGTGTCAATGTCATTATTAAACAGCCCAGCCTCTGACACAGCAGCTATCTTGTTCTTCGACTCTGCTATCTCCACAACGTGTTTGACAGCAGTGTGAAAGTCACTCGCCTTAACTTGTGGCGTCGTGTAATAGAAATCCGTGGCAATAACATCAACATAATCATCACCGGGGTACACTTTGAGGTAATCTGCTTTGTCCTTAAACTTGTCAGGGCTAAAGACATACAGAAAGTTGTGAACGTTCTTTCGATCACGAAGATACGTAACTATGTATCGGTAAAACGATTTGAGATCATCTTCCGTATTTTGAACCTTGTTTCCCAATCCCCAATAAAACCAGTTTCCATTAAGTTCATGAAGAGGTCTGAAGAGAACAGGGATAAGTTTTCCTTTATCATCTGTCAGGTTGTGAGCAATTTCGGCGATCGTGTCAAGGTTCTTCTGGTACTTCCAGTTGAAGTCTCCTCCTGGTAAGAGACGCCTCACGGTATGGAGGACAGTTCCGTTGTCGTTTTCCACCCATGGACTTCCACCAGTGACGGGATTGAACAGATGCTGGCTCAGGGTGGAAATCACACCTCGCTTGTGAGCCTTCTTGGCAAGATGGGACACAACTATTTTTCTGTCTCTACTCAGCTGCCACAGCCCGAGGTCAATTACAGCTGCATACTGACCAGTCACGCTCTTCACGTCAGACAGCTCATCAGGGTAATCTTTCAAAGCTTGATCAACCTGGAGTAAATGAGACAATGGTTGCCAGTTTAGATGACACGACGTGAAATTGTTACTTTCTCCGTGAACGTATATTTTATGACTTAATTCATCTGTCTTTCAATCACCATAACACGAATACTAGTAGTTGCTTAATCTCAGAATGCTTATAAAGTTTGTAATTACGAGTACCATTTTTTCTTTTGTAAAgatcataaacatatttatatacaaCACAATGATGTTCAGTAGTTAACaagtttgctcgtcacaccaaaggcctggcttcgattccccatatgggtacagtgtgtgaagcctatttctggtgtcctctgccatgacaatatttttaaaagcggcgtaaaactcacctaactcactcactcacaataattGCTTAGCGTCAATTTCAATTTGGTATCTGTTGTGAGGTTTCCACCTGAGAATGGATCCTCAATGATTCCAACATCCACTggagttgtggttgtggttgtgggttGATGTTCATGAAATCAATCTTTTGATTGTCCAGACTCAAACAATCACCACAGTATACTATAAGGAATTAGGTACGATTTGATTTCTTCTGTGTATTACTAGAAGTTATTGTCCAGTGGTTTGGCAGACCCCGTGTCGGGTTATCTATAGATCACTGTCATAATTTGAATACTCATCACCATGAGGTAACACAACATTACTCGGTAAATGAATTTTATGGCTAGTACTATCCAAACTGTGTAGATCGTGTATCTGGtaaaaaataattaacaaacaaacatgactgAATTGATCAAGGGCAGTACATGAAAGAGATACTTACTGTGTATCTCCAACCTATATTTGTCGTATTTGTCTTGATTTCATAAGGGGCGTGGCCGCCATATGCACCGCTCCATGTGTCACTGCAATGGCCAAACATGATGGCATTCGGATTTCTGGCCATGGTCATGAGATTCTTGTAGAGATATCGTGTCTCTGGTGTAGCATGTTGATCCACTGGCACACATAAACTATACTGGATGGTAGCGAGCAGCAATGTAGTGAATATATAGCTGCGGTAGAAATACATTCTCGTTACGGATTGATAATgataaaacattaaacaaactGCTGATATTTTTATGCTAATCCATCACAGGAAACTCTTGTAATCTAATATCttctaaatgtaaatattctgtTACCCAACTGTCAGATAGTTTTGTCATGCTTTTAAATTACTAAAACAATACTGATTACGTTTCTTTGCCTTGCACACCAGTCATTGTATTTTGGAGTAATATATATGTTCTATGGCCCTGTGCCCTAAAACCTGAAAAAGGATTCTTCTATGAAAAATcgagcaaacaacaacaaaaccccaAACTTGAAACATTGTGTTATATCTTGAGCACTAATAGATCCAGCTTGGAGTCGTTGGTGAAAAGAATCTTGGTAACCTCTTAGTCAAAAGAAACAGAATATTTAATAAGAACTATGCTAAACCAAATACGTGTCATTAAACACGACGTGAAAATGAAACGGTTTGCTGTTGACGTAGCAACAGAAAAGGTAAATTCCTTTCGACTTTCGACTATTGTTTACAGAAATACACTAGTTCATTAATCTCCTTTCATCAAACATCAACAACTGACATTATAACCATTGTCAAATTATGCAATCTATCACACATAATACTGAATAAAACCTGTGCCAAACAATATTAATTGCATTAAACCGATGTGAGAATGGTTTTCTTGTTAGAGCTACGGAAACAGATGTTTCATTTAGAATGTATATTCATGATACAGAGACGTTCATGGCAAATTATCTCCTTTCATCCAGCATCAAccattttgacatttgtcacCCCATGTTAAAGTGCATGAAATCTACAGGGAAATGTTAACACTTTACCTTAGTGCCATTGTGATAGTAGAGATTTCATGGCATACAGACGTCTTTTCTTACATTTATAGACAGTGTTATCTGAAAAGGGCGACCATATGTTCCCAAAACAAAACCTTCCCATGATTATGGACAACTTTAGAATGTACGGCGAGCTATGACTCGACAATTTGAAACAATACAATGTAGCTAAACACGTAAAGAAACGATTTTAATGGTTTAGTGGTTTAGCAATCAGAACGGAACGTCACACCTAGAGATGTCTAAATTCTTTACTATTTATTTCCCAGCTTTTGTTATTCCTTTTTCTATTTTTTGTTTCTGCTGCTTCGTTATTGACGCAGCTGCACTAAGCAGAGAACCCAGTGTCTAAACGACAATGATCAGTTTCGAGAAAATTGAGACAACTACAATATATGGAACGAATGAAAACATACTTCTCCAAactgtcgattcccttaaggcaaaattATAGGTTTGCTcggaataaaaaaaaaatgggaaaagaagaACAAAAATTTTAATACAAAATAGACTctttaaacaatgaaaaacacgtttacaggcaactcaagacaaAAAGTCATGTGAACATGATAAACGACCTTCCATGAATGGCAGTGGAATGTTTTGGAAACACCTGTGGTCTGCacccggcgactgtaacctTGAAGCAGCATGGGTCCGTGATTACGATCACGCGATGCATAAGATAATAGCTGGGTCGTTTGCCTGTTACCCCTCACCAGACTGCCTGAAAGGTGTTTTCAGAAAGTCCAAATTTAATACAGCACCTAGGCCTGATGGTATTCGAAACTGGTACTGGAAACCGCCCACCTTCCAAAAACCATTACTTTACTGTTTAAATTCTCTCGTGAGTGATATTCCTCCATCGTGCTGCCAAGCTCGCACAATACTCCATCCCAAAAAGGAAACTTCTCTAATCCCCAAATCTTCCGCACCATCACTTGTTTGAATAACCGAAATGAATTCCtcacagggtgtttgtcatacctcgtgtcatcttactgttCTTCTAATGGCATAATTTAGATGTGGGTGGGTGGGATACAAgaatcaacttcttgtacaaaaAATGATTTGGGTAAAGGTTAAAGTGTATCACCGACTACAACAAGGCATACTACTACGTCCCTctcgaatggattctgaagtctatTCAGGGTATTGACCTCCCGGAGTGACTACTTGATTTAGCTAAATCTTTAATGAGTTTCTGTTCGATTAAAGTAGAGATGTGCTAGCAaggggcaggtgcagacttcagaaACTATTCcagtcagaaggggaatatttcagggtactccttcagtcctttgctgtTTCGTTTATAAGCTTTCAACACAATAGAGAAGTCTGtaaccatcccggacctcctcagcacagaaaCTCCGCCTAATCGTCTCCTTCAGAttgatgacatcgagctccttggcAAAGGAGATACTAATCTGAAAGAACACTTTCTCCTTGTTGAGTCCCTttccaccaatacttttgccaTGCCATTCCTTTCCTATTCCTTTCCAGTAGATGATTCTATCCACGATCGCCTGAGAATCATGTCAGATAATAGATCCTGTCACCCTTAATCTTCTCTTAACATTTTATATATTGCTACTGATTCGAAAAGAGGGGTTTGATAAAGTGGTGatctaacttcagttgttgTCAGTCTAAAACATATTGTTATATTGTGTCGTCTtgcattgtgaaaatattttaagtttGATTACGAGTTTTTTAAATTTACATCTGTTATATTCCAGTTTCTTACTGTCttttgctgacaggttttaataatttttcaatacttaatataaatatattacttGATATAGTgacaatatgactgaaatactacCGATATGACTCAAAatttaactcaatcactcactctcaaatttGATACTGATTTTGATGTTGGTGACGGTTCACCGATGACAGTAAACTAGGTGAAGtcattcaccaagtctgccaAGAGTCGCTCATTTATGAAAAGTCTTTGAGAAGCCattgcagtgtgtggaacagaatagCAATTAAACCAGCTACGATAACGTTTTATGCCTTCGCATTAAATGTGACTCAGTGGGGCTCAGGATCAACAAGCTATCGCATAGTTCTCAGGAATCTTGTGTCTTAGTCATTTCCCAGCGGATGATTGGATGGAGACTGGACAGATACACCAACAGTGGCGCTTGACCTAGCTCACACGTCTACAGAGGAAATAGAATCGGAATCAGAGCTGTCCCCAACTGACGTGTGACCCTTGACaatcacaataataataattgatttATATATGAGCCCAACCGACTTCGACAGCAAGGCGCCACAGAGTCAAATATGCACATATGTACAGGAATTGTACTAGAGCAGATGAAGGGAAGTACTGCTGGAAGAAATTTGTTTTAAGTTTGGACTTTGCACAGTGGGCAGATCCTAACTGTTGGAACGAAGATTGCGTGAATTGAGTATGGTGGTAACATGTTAGACAAGTACTGGGGAGCAAGACCATGTTTTGTACGTCAGACACAGTATCTTGCGCTCGATCCTCTCTCTGATTGACAACCATGGAAGTTCCTTCAGTAGTGGCTTGATATGGCAGCGTTTAGGGAGACAATAAATGATGTAGGAGGAAGTGTTTTGGGTTTACTGGAGTCTGTTACACAGTTTCTGATGAATACCAAACAATAAAGTCTTGGAAGACTTGGTCTTGGTCAGGGCCCTCTCCTCAAAAGTTATGAGGGCCCTGACCAACATCAAGGGCAACATCCAGTGAGAGATAGGGACGGATGTTACTGAAAGAAGGAAGGTGAAAGTGACAGAGTTCTGAGAGACGTGAGCTTCCATCGAAAGTGAGGAGTCGAGGACTATACAAAGATCGTTTGCAGTGGAACAGACAGGGACGACAACATCAGCTATTGCCACAGATTTTGGCAAGGATTTTCGACAGCAGATGCTTGGATCCAATCAGAAGTTCTTCGGTCTTGGTGTCATTTAGTTTCAGCATATGGTTTGTCATCCAAGATGTGCCTTGTACAGTCAGACATTCCATCAGTGGGATCTTTGCAAACAAATTGCCTTGATGAGTTGATTATCGTCTACATATGAATTTTACAGCTGTCAGCAATTGGaccagtgtacagtacaggacAAACAATAGTGGACCCAATACCGAGCCTGGTGGTACATCGTGTGGTACTGTGACGCTCTCTTATGTCTTGTTTCTGGCGGTCACACATTGGCATCTCTTATGGAGATGGGACGCAATCCACCGGAGGGCTGTCCCAGAGATTCCATATCTTGTTTTGAGGATCTGTAGCAGGACACTATGATCTATAGTGTCAAAGTTGCTACAGTTGCAACATAAAAAGTTGCTACAGTTGCAACATAAAGACAATCAAAACTAAAAACTCAAAACGATTTCAAGACTATTTCCGGAATACTGTTTATTACAGTCTATTATAATttacatattagataatttgtATGACTTCATTAGTGATGTACATATTTGGGATGTCACTTCCAAACAGGGTCATGGGATCGTTAAAGAAGTATCTTCTGAAGTCATTTTCAGCAGGATGACCTTTATAAGGAACCCACACTGAACAATGATTGTCGTTGCACTGATTTGCCCATGTCAGGATATATGCTATGCGCCGAGTAACCGGGTCACCACTTATCGCAGAGAGGATTTTATCATACCAGAAGTTAGTCTCTGTATCGATGCCATTTGTGAACAGCCCAGCCTCTGACACAGCAGCTATCTTGTTCTTCGACTCGGCAATCTCCACAACGTGTTTGACAGCAGTGTGAAAGTCACTCGCTTTATTTTGTGGCGTCTTGTAGTAGAAATCCGTGGCAATAACATCAACATAATCATCACCGGGATACACTTTGAGGTAATCTGCTTTGTCCTTGAACTTGTCCGGACTGAAGACATACAGGAAGTTGTGAACGTTCTTTCGATCACGAAGATACGTAACTATGTATCGGTAAAATGATTTGAGATCATCTTCCGTATTTTGAACCTTGTTTCCCAATCCCCAATAAAACCAGTCTCCATTAAGTTCATGAAGAGGTCTGAAGAGAACAGGGATA
The window above is part of the Haliotis asinina isolate JCU_RB_2024 chromosome 1, JCU_Hal_asi_v2, whole genome shotgun sequence genome. Proteins encoded here:
- the LOC137281840 gene encoding mannan endo-1,4-beta-mannosidase-like → MLARLTEIGMAISATCWILFLGFLVSASCIPTDQHATVETRILHQNLLMMAKHPNTFMFGHGGDTWTGSSGGHAPYNILTNTSNKGWSYTVEQALKDYPDELSDVKSVTGQYAAVIDFGLWQLSNDRRIILSHLIKKAHMRGLISTLSQHLFNPVTGGSPWVENDNGTVLHTVRRLLPGGDFNWKYQKNLDTIAEIAHNLTDDKGRLIPVLFRPLHELNGDWFYWGLGNKVQNTEDDLKSFYRYIVTYLRDRKNVHNFLYVFSPDKFKDKADYLKVYPGDDYVDVIATDFYYKTPQNKASDFHTAVKHVVEIAESKNKIAAVSEAGLFTNGIDTETNFWYDKILSAISGDPVTRRIAYILTWANQCNDNHCSVWVPYKGHPAENDFRRYFFNDPMTLFGSDIPNMYITNEVIQII
- the LOC137281834 gene encoding mannan endo-1,4-beta-mannosidase-like, yielding MALSYIFTTLLLATIQYSLCVPVDQHATPETRYLYKNLMTMARNPNAIMFGHCSDTWSGAYGGHAPYEIKTNTTNIGWRYTVDQALKDYPDELSDVKSVTGQYAAVIDLGLWQLSRDRKIVVSHLAKKAHKRGVISTLSQHLFNPVTGGSPWVENDNGTVLHTVRRLLPGGDFNWKYQKNLDTIAEIAHNLTDDKGKLIPVLFRPLHELNGNWFYWGLGNKVQNTEDDLKSFYRYIVTYLRDRKNVHNFLYVFSPDKFKDKADYLKVYPGDDYVDVIATDFYYTTPQVKASDFHTAVKHVVEIAESKNKIAAVSEAGLFNNDIDTKTNFWNDKILDVIKPDPTSRRIAYILSWANHCNNNNCELWVPYKGHPAEADFRNNFFNDPITMFADDIPDMFK